A section of the Leptospira noumeaensis genome encodes:
- a CDS encoding type II secretion system F family protein, which yields MPLFTYVAFNRKGKEEKNIIDAPNLQAARNKLKAKGLYVRSIQEDREKEERELFPFLSKLLYRIPRKEVGLFCKQLGTLIGAGIPLDKCLLSIIDQVENIYFKKVLIEMRADITEGMSLSESMKKHKTVFPDQYPSLISVGESTGNYENTLHRLAELEEKSSELKSKVQVAMIYPMIMGLLSLGVSIFLLVVVIPQIEQLFASFDAKLPLLTRSVIFLSYVLTNYWFFILGAIAGGLLGFMKWKSGGEGKKTWDKFLLRLPVIGTLLRKILVSNFARNLSILLLNRVPLIVSLNIVSDVVGHTVFKEEIESAIVKIKEGGKLSDSLQGSQVLPQMVLGMLSAGEASDKVPEMMNKLSEIYESEVDTAIKSLTQSLEPMMIIVMGGIIFTIMAAIMTPMYKLTQEIQGM from the coding sequence ATGCCATTATTTACGTACGTTGCATTCAACAGAAAAGGCAAAGAAGAAAAAAATATCATCGATGCCCCGAACCTTCAGGCGGCGCGTAATAAACTAAAGGCGAAAGGACTTTACGTTCGCTCTATCCAAGAAGATAGAGAAAAGGAAGAACGGGAACTGTTCCCATTTTTATCCAAGTTATTATATCGAATTCCTAGAAAAGAAGTAGGACTATTTTGTAAACAACTCGGAACCCTGATTGGTGCAGGGATCCCTCTTGATAAATGTTTACTCTCCATCATTGACCAAGTCGAAAATATTTATTTCAAAAAAGTTTTGATTGAGATGAGAGCGGACATTACGGAGGGGATGAGCCTTTCCGAGTCCATGAAAAAACACAAAACTGTTTTCCCTGACCAGTATCCCAGTTTGATTTCTGTGGGTGAATCCACGGGAAACTACGAAAACACCTTACATAGATTAGCGGAACTCGAGGAAAAATCTTCTGAATTAAAATCAAAAGTCCAAGTGGCCATGATTTATCCTATGATTATGGGTTTACTTTCTTTGGGAGTTTCTATCTTTCTTCTTGTGGTCGTGATTCCACAAATCGAACAGTTGTTTGCTTCCTTTGATGCCAAACTTCCGCTACTCACAAGAAGTGTGATTTTTTTATCTTATGTTTTGACCAATTATTGGTTTTTTATTTTGGGAGCGATTGCCGGTGGCCTACTTGGGTTTATGAAATGGAAAAGTGGAGGTGAAGGGAAAAAAACTTGGGACAAATTCCTCCTACGATTGCCTGTCATTGGAACCTTACTTCGTAAAATTTTGGTTTCGAATTTTGCTAGAAATCTATCCATTTTGCTCCTGAACCGGGTGCCTCTCATTGTTTCATTGAACATTGTCTCTGATGTCGTAGGACATACAGTTTTTAAAGAAGAAATTGAATCTGCCATAGTCAAAATCAAGGAAGGGGGAAAACTTTCTGATTCTTTGCAAGGGTCGCAAGTCCTCCCACAAATGGTTCTTGGGATGCTGAGCGCTGGGGAAGCCTCTGATAAAGTTCCCGAAATGATGAATAAACTCTCGGAAATCTATGAATCCGAGGTGGACACGGCAATAAAATCTTTGACCCAATCATTAGAACCAATGATGATCATTGTAATGGGTGGAATTATTTTTACGATTATGGCGGCCATTATGACGCCAATGTACAAACTAACGCAAGAAATCCAGGGGATGTAG
- the gspE gene encoding type II secretion system ATPase GspE — MRKSLGQILLEDGILTIKDLEDISKQQEKTNLPITHIIQKKGLASETDILKALSKLHRMDFVDKLEFIGSDEVFGKIPLKLVQRSKIVPVSVKGKKVVVATSDPTDLHPMDDMRSFLKGYEIQFVLATENEIMRIIHSQFDKTTAEAKEMMDEMDGSFGDLSDAFESDALDLSNEAPIIKMVNVILSQAVSERASDIHVEPFEKSVVVRYRVDGVLQKVLNPPKSYLAGISTRIKIMSNLNIAENRLPQDGRIKLRLAGKDVDVRVSIIPCQFGERIVMRILNKTDQKYSIETMGFNKEILNDFKNLIYKPYGIILVTGPTGSGKSTTLYSALSEINTEERNIITCEDPVEYQMDGISQMQMNEKIGLTFAAGLRSILRQDPDVVMVGEIRDEETARIAIQASLTGHLVFSTLHTNDASSAVTRLVDMGIEPYLITSSVLGFMAQRLVRVICKDCKTSYKPTDKDLAGLGIQRKELKNGVLYRGKGCSSCLNSGYKGRTGLYELLTMNDEIKRAILQGADANRIKEIALKNGLSTLQDYGKFKVIEGVTTPEEVLRVS; from the coding sequence ATGAGAAAGAGTTTAGGCCAAATCCTACTAGAAGATGGGATCCTTACCATTAAGGATCTCGAGGATATTTCCAAACAACAGGAAAAAACCAATCTTCCCATCACTCATATCATCCAAAAAAAAGGTCTCGCTTCCGAAACAGACATTCTAAAAGCGCTATCGAAACTCCATCGAATGGATTTTGTCGACAAACTTGAGTTTATTGGTAGTGATGAAGTTTTTGGAAAAATCCCTCTGAAACTTGTCCAACGTTCCAAAATTGTTCCAGTTTCTGTCAAAGGCAAAAAAGTAGTCGTTGCCACTTCTGATCCGACTGACCTCCATCCGATGGATGATATGAGGTCATTTTTAAAAGGTTACGAAATCCAATTCGTTCTCGCAACAGAAAACGAAATTATGAGGATCATCCATTCTCAGTTCGACAAAACCACTGCCGAAGCCAAAGAGATGATGGATGAAATGGATGGAAGTTTCGGTGATCTCTCCGATGCCTTTGAATCCGATGCATTAGATCTTTCAAACGAAGCTCCCATCATCAAAATGGTGAATGTGATTTTATCACAAGCGGTCTCCGAAAGGGCATCGGATATCCACGTGGAACCATTTGAAAAATCAGTTGTGGTTCGTTACCGGGTGGACGGTGTTTTACAAAAGGTTTTAAATCCACCTAAGTCTTATTTGGCGGGAATTTCCACGCGTATCAAAATCATGTCGAATTTGAACATTGCGGAAAACCGGTTGCCACAAGATGGTAGGATCAAGCTTAGGTTAGCTGGAAAGGATGTGGATGTTCGGGTTTCCATCATTCCATGTCAATTCGGAGAAAGGATCGTAATGAGGATCCTAAATAAAACTGATCAAAAATATTCCATTGAAACCATGGGTTTTAATAAGGAAATTTTGAATGACTTTAAAAATTTAATTTATAAACCTTATGGAATCATTTTAGTCACAGGTCCTACGGGATCCGGTAAATCGACAACACTCTATTCCGCACTTTCTGAAATCAATACGGAAGAACGAAACATCATCACCTGCGAAGATCCGGTGGAATACCAGATGGATGGAATTTCGCAGATGCAAATGAACGAAAAAATTGGCCTCACTTTTGCTGCGGGCCTTCGTTCCATCCTTCGTCAAGATCCGGATGTGGTGATGGTAGGGGAGATCCGGGATGAGGAAACGGCAAGGATTGCCATCCAAGCCTCGCTCACTGGTCACTTAGTGTTTTCTACTCTCCACACCAATGATGCTTCTTCTGCTGTGACAAGGCTTGTGGATATGGGGATAGAACCATACCTTATCACAAGTTCTGTGTTAGGTTTTATGGCACAAAGGCTTGTTCGTGTGATTTGTAAGGATTGTAAAACAAGTTACAAACCTACAGATAAAGATTTAGCAGGTCTTGGAATCCAAAGAAAAGAATTAAAAAATGGAGTTTTGTATCGGGGGAAAGGTTGTTCTTCTTGTCTAAATTCTGGATACAAAGGCCGAACAGGTTTGTATGAACTTCTCACTATGAATGATGAAATCAAACGTGCCATTTTGCAAGGTGCTGATGCCAATCGCATTAAAGAAATCGCATTGAAAAATGGACTTTCTACTTTGCAAGATTATGGCAAATTTAAGGTGATTGAAGGTGTTACGACTCCAGAAGAAGTCCTTCGGGTATCTTAA
- the gspD gene encoding type II secretion system secretin GspD: MRNRLPIVVISICLYVFVTPGFSQEKGKQIKSKSSPEPASFTADWRDTELKDFLMGMSAIIKRNILIDDAVKGKKITIISQKRVKIEDAYGFMKSVLETQGFGLIEENDLIKVVKIKDALAKSPIVRIGKDPVSESEVSLNKTITQIVPLEFSNAIELEPILKRVTSPDTDIIIPKNQNTLIFSGSTADINKLLKLVDNLDVRADGPGSISSAGDIHIYTLEYNEAEKLAAILVKLDMPDAPAAPTQGPPGEPGPDGKPPQQQPVAQAPKVPGKQDKIKAVAHKESNSLIVTATPQEWEEIKKIIKILDTPRKQVLLEVLIVELSSTDLNDFGIDWRYQELAYGQFNTGLAATGGVIDKNGRPTTVNTLSGFSLGFIQRGGRQIIGILNANSTNENFNVLSAPQILTLDNQEAEINVGQDVPVRTQNRNAGLGGDNAVTVANFEYRPTGIKLKFTPHINKNNRITLDLYQEIKNVAGISSEATGGNPTFNKRDIKTTIVVDNIQTIVIGGLLSNDKQKKVQKIPILGEIPLLGTLFRRTTNQNRKTNLMVFLTPHILDDRDKSDRITIQKKNEQERMVDEREKKLR, from the coding sequence ATGAGAAATCGTCTTCCCATCGTTGTAATCAGTATTTGCCTTTATGTATTTGTAACACCTGGATTTTCCCAAGAAAAAGGGAAACAAATCAAATCCAAATCTTCTCCAGAACCAGCTAGTTTTACAGCTGATTGGCGTGACACTGAACTCAAAGACTTTTTAATGGGGATGAGTGCCATCATCAAAAGAAACATTCTCATTGATGATGCGGTGAAAGGAAAAAAAATCACCATCATTTCTCAGAAACGCGTTAAAATCGAAGACGCTTACGGATTTATGAAATCCGTTTTGGAAACACAAGGTTTTGGTCTGATCGAAGAAAACGATCTCATCAAAGTGGTGAAAATCAAAGATGCTCTTGCCAAATCACCCATTGTTCGGATTGGTAAAGATCCTGTTTCTGAATCAGAAGTTTCGCTGAATAAAACGATCACTCAAATTGTTCCTTTGGAATTTTCAAATGCTATCGAACTCGAACCCATTTTAAAAAGAGTTACCTCTCCTGATACCGATATCATCATTCCTAAAAACCAAAACACTTTGATTTTTTCCGGATCCACTGCCGATATCAACAAATTACTCAAGTTAGTTGATAATTTGGATGTTCGTGCAGATGGCCCAGGTTCCATCTCCTCTGCGGGAGACATTCATATTTATACTTTAGAATACAATGAAGCTGAGAAGCTGGCTGCCATTTTAGTAAAGTTGGATATGCCCGATGCCCCTGCGGCACCTACACAAGGACCACCAGGAGAACCTGGGCCCGATGGAAAACCGCCGCAGCAACAACCAGTAGCACAAGCACCAAAAGTTCCTGGCAAACAAGATAAAATCAAAGCTGTTGCGCACAAAGAATCAAACTCACTGATTGTGACAGCGACCCCACAAGAATGGGAAGAAATCAAAAAAATCATTAAAATTCTAGATACCCCCAGAAAACAAGTGTTACTTGAGGTTCTGATCGTGGAACTAAGTTCCACTGACTTAAATGATTTCGGTATCGATTGGCGTTACCAGGAATTGGCTTACGGACAGTTTAACACGGGTCTTGCGGCTACAGGTGGTGTGATTGATAAAAATGGTCGGCCCACAACCGTAAACACACTTTCTGGATTTTCCCTCGGTTTCATTCAACGTGGGGGCCGACAAATCATTGGTATCTTAAACGCAAACTCAACCAACGAAAATTTTAATGTATTGTCTGCTCCACAGATTTTGACCTTGGACAACCAAGAGGCTGAAATCAATGTGGGTCAAGATGTTCCCGTTCGAACCCAGAACCGGAATGCCGGTCTTGGTGGTGACAACGCGGTAACCGTTGCTAACTTTGAATATCGCCCCACTGGGATTAAACTCAAATTCACTCCACATATTAACAAAAACAACCGTATCACTTTAGATCTTTACCAAGAGATTAAAAACGTGGCAGGGATATCTTCCGAAGCCACAGGCGGTAACCCGACGTTTAACAAACGGGATATCAAAACAACTATCGTTGTGGATAATATCCAAACCATCGTGATTGGGGGTTTACTTTCTAATGACAAACAGAAGAAAGTGCAAAAAATCCCGATTTTAGGGGAGATTCCATTACTCGGAACCCTATTCCGAAGGACTACGAATCAAAATCGTAAAACCAATTTGATGGTGTTTTTAACACCGCATATCCTAGACGACCGAGACAAATCAGATCGTATCACCATCCAAAAGAAAAATGAACAAGAAAGGATGGTCGACGAACGAGAAAAGAAACTACGATGA
- a CDS encoding general secretion pathway protein GspC yields the protein MNLILQRIQSSQFLTLIPAVLLFSFSLAYLLKLVLLLLFSTETGISVAGNTRPKQMRQEVILAVSTYEDVVTGNLIRGQVYDPNDATKRGADGAPLDPEIAQDNGDDDQMLITGTLSGHWSFARVTVREKQNNDSEEYGTGEMVGGYKVQTIEQHYVVLKKGGLSLRVNIGETPAQAKERIRPKDAAAVSNLGPSSQTVQKVLSREDVNRKLKDPNTIYKNARFGPHLVDGKIEGYKIYQVAKDHVFYSLGARGGDIIKRVNGMPLNETEKMLEIWGSIKQAPKITVDLERQGKIITYEFIIRN from the coding sequence ATGAATTTAATCCTTCAAAGAATCCAGTCGAGTCAGTTTTTGACATTGATTCCGGCAGTTTTACTCTTTTCTTTTTCTCTTGCTTACCTGTTAAAACTTGTCCTCTTACTTTTGTTTTCTACAGAAACGGGGATCAGTGTCGCAGGCAATACTCGTCCTAAACAAATGCGCCAAGAAGTCATTTTGGCCGTAAGTACCTATGAAGATGTGGTCACAGGAAACCTCATTCGTGGTCAGGTCTATGATCCCAATGATGCCACCAAACGTGGGGCAGATGGGGCTCCACTCGATCCAGAAATTGCCCAGGACAATGGGGACGATGACCAAATGCTCATCACCGGGACACTATCTGGACACTGGTCTTTTGCTCGGGTTACCGTCCGCGAAAAACAAAACAACGATTCGGAAGAATATGGAACCGGTGAGATGGTGGGTGGTTACAAAGTCCAAACCATTGAACAACATTACGTTGTACTAAAAAAGGGTGGACTTAGCCTTCGGGTGAATATTGGTGAAACTCCCGCACAAGCCAAAGAACGAATTCGTCCGAAAGATGCAGCTGCCGTCTCGAATTTAGGGCCATCCAGCCAAACGGTTCAAAAAGTTCTTTCCCGTGAGGACGTGAATCGGAAACTAAAAGACCCGAATACCATCTATAAAAATGCAAGGTTTGGCCCTCATTTGGTAGACGGAAAGATCGAGGGTTACAAGATCTATCAGGTGGCAAAAGACCATGTGTTTTATTCCCTCGGCGCTCGTGGTGGGGATATCATCAAACGAGTCAATGGAATGCCACTGAACGAAACAGAGAAAATGTTGGAAATTTGGGGTTCGATCAAACAAGCCCCGAAAATTACAGTGGATTTAGAGAGACAAGGCAAAATAATCACATATGAATTTATCATTCGGAATTAA
- a CDS encoding peptidoglycan DD-metalloendopeptidase family protein, with protein sequence MQVVRFFSFFVSSSRFFPRLPDILSVKISRLVSFLLLVLSGTGLSANPFQKIHAEINESLPGGEQGMFRLFGSQSQEAEIHKLFSVGVNAAGEDEEVELASLDLPKYIDVSPVVSNTVVHESGIVLKKYTVQKKDNLSKIARSFSIELAKLKKHNGLTNDQLKIGQVLEVPVQVKNASSSRVVLKKIFIMPVPQSRVTSRFGRRVDPFNKYNRVYHTGLDLAAKVGAPVLSSADGEVVFTGRNGGYGNSVTIQHKNGYKTVYAHCSQILVEVGETVKMGRVVALVGRTGTATGAHLHFEVFRNGKIMNPESALSITEKQVTRLPKSEVAGM encoded by the coding sequence TTGCAAGTAGTTCGTTTTTTTTCTTTCTTTGTTTCTAGTTCAAGATTCTTCCCTCGGTTGCCCGATATTTTATCTGTGAAGATCTCCCGATTGGTATCATTTTTGCTTTTGGTTCTTTCGGGGACTGGCCTTTCGGCAAACCCATTTCAAAAAATTCATGCAGAAATCAATGAATCCCTTCCCGGTGGGGAACAAGGAATGTTCCGCCTCTTTGGATCCCAATCACAAGAAGCAGAGATCCATAAACTTTTTTCTGTTGGTGTCAACGCCGCAGGTGAAGACGAAGAAGTGGAACTTGCTTCCCTCGACTTACCAAAATACATTGATGTGTCCCCAGTTGTGAGTAATACTGTTGTACACGAATCAGGAATTGTATTAAAAAAATATACTGTACAAAAAAAAGACAATCTATCGAAGATTGCTCGTTCCTTTTCCATTGAACTCGCTAAATTAAAAAAACACAATGGGCTGACAAATGACCAATTAAAAATTGGCCAAGTTTTGGAAGTTCCAGTCCAAGTTAAGAATGCTTCTTCTTCGAGAGTGGTTTTGAAAAAAATCTTCATTATGCCAGTTCCACAAAGTCGCGTTACTTCTCGTTTTGGAAGGCGTGTGGATCCTTTTAATAAATATAATCGAGTCTATCATACGGGCCTAGACCTTGCAGCCAAAGTAGGGGCTCCGGTTCTTTCTTCTGCCGATGGGGAAGTTGTATTTACTGGCCGCAACGGTGGGTATGGCAATTCAGTCACCATCCAACATAAAAATGGTTATAAAACAGTTTACGCCCATTGTTCACAGATTTTAGTTGAGGTTGGGGAAACGGTGAAGATGGGTCGTGTGGTTGCCCTTGTCGGAAGGACAGGAACAGCAACAGGAGCACATCTGCATTTTGAAGTGTTTCGAAACGGGAAAATTATGAATCCTGAATCAGCTCTTAGCATCACGGAAAAACAAGTCACTCGACTCCCTAAATCTGAAGTAGCCGGAATGTAA
- a CDS encoding type II secretion system-associated lipoprotein, whose protein sequence is MPLVLLLAFSHCSQRLIKKEKLREINEYYDGKTYLTQEEIKFSQAEVWKKGTLVKIYIESTPSLLKLKVYPVAESRESSLGKLADYIINDDVKKRQYDLEDIEEWVGKKFTLVEPSVKKKK, encoded by the coding sequence ATTCCCCTCGTTCTTCTCCTTGCGTTCAGTCATTGTTCCCAACGGTTGATCAAAAAAGAAAAACTAAGAGAAATCAATGAATACTATGATGGAAAGACGTATCTGACACAAGAAGAGATCAAGTTTTCACAAGCAGAAGTTTGGAAGAAAGGTACTCTTGTTAAGATCTACATTGAATCCACACCTTCTCTTTTGAAATTGAAGGTTTATCCTGTAGCAGAGTCGAGAGAGTCTTCTCTTGGAAAATTGGCTGATTACATCATCAATGATGATGTGAAAAAAAGGCAGTATGACTTGGAAGATATTGAAGAGTGGGTGGGAAAAAAATTCACTCTTGTTGAACCCAGTGTTAAAAAAAAGAAATAA
- a CDS encoding ATP-binding protein, which translates to MIPKRAEVGSLLYEWNGTKEIQVEVGIRRGLPQFQILGSASVSTKESKDRIRLALEASGFQFPLETIIINLKPAHIPKRMVCLDLAMAAGILLATDQIPNPNYPIRYLGGLGLDGRILGGKELLPYLWQSPESIDQSFCLPVSLEKESLPRGRYQFLNHLEDLKYLPTTTPNRREVEVLPSENPSWDTVHLDPYQMKVFQGLLYSLLGNHHSLLLGSPGTGKTMLHRMLESLLPPKGSRDQANQGIWTSNGEFEVPSTKRPFRSPHHSATEVGLVGGGLPFQPGEISKAYGGILYLDEALEFKDRILESLRMPMEDSYLEIVRMNEITKLKTDFTLMLSTNPCPCGNYHSSHTCHCSLQKIRLYLQKISGAFLDRITIFQTLFETTNDRCIKLEELKMRQMIQDRFLFRNSRVVSENEETKFQKILDQEQQTKQLSLRKKKQIISLARTIADWNLSSRTKEVHIWEAVEYCIGYQWIYSLG; encoded by the coding sequence GTGATCCCCAAACGCGCAGAAGTTGGAAGTTTGTTATACGAGTGGAATGGAACCAAAGAAATCCAAGTGGAAGTGGGAATTCGGAGGGGACTTCCGCAGTTCCAAATTTTAGGATCTGCTTCCGTATCCACAAAAGAGTCCAAAGATCGCATCCGTTTGGCTCTAGAGGCCTCTGGGTTTCAGTTTCCACTCGAAACCATCATCATCAATTTAAAACCCGCCCATATCCCTAAACGAATGGTCTGTTTGGACTTAGCCATGGCCGCTGGAATCCTTTTAGCAACAGACCAAATTCCAAACCCAAATTACCCCATTCGGTATTTGGGTGGCCTGGGTCTTGACGGACGCATTCTAGGCGGAAAGGAACTTCTACCTTACCTTTGGCAAAGTCCGGAATCCATAGACCAATCCTTTTGCCTCCCGGTCTCTCTGGAAAAGGAATCTCTCCCCAGAGGCCGGTACCAATTCCTAAACCATCTCGAAGATTTAAAATACCTACCGACAACAACACCTAACAGAAGAGAAGTGGAAGTATTACCATCAGAGAATCCGAGTTGGGATACCGTCCATTTAGATCCCTACCAAATGAAGGTTTTTCAAGGTTTGTTATATTCCCTTCTGGGAAACCACCATAGCCTACTTCTGGGAAGTCCCGGAACAGGAAAAACAATGCTTCACCGGATGCTAGAATCCCTACTCCCACCAAAAGGATCCAGAGACCAAGCAAACCAAGGCATTTGGACATCCAATGGTGAATTTGAGGTTCCTTCCACCAAACGTCCCTTTCGTTCCCCACACCATTCCGCAACCGAAGTGGGTCTCGTCGGCGGAGGCCTTCCCTTCCAACCAGGAGAAATATCCAAAGCCTATGGCGGGATTTTATACCTAGACGAAGCTTTGGAATTTAAAGATCGAATTTTAGAGAGCCTTCGAATGCCCATGGAAGATTCCTATTTGGAAATCGTTCGAATGAATGAAATCACAAAACTAAAAACAGATTTTACTCTTATGCTTTCTACCAATCCATGCCCTTGTGGAAACTACCACAGCAGTCATACATGTCATTGTTCCTTACAAAAGATTCGTTTGTATTTGCAAAAAATAAGTGGAGCTTTTTTGGATCGTATCACCATCTTTCAAACGTTATTTGAAACTACGAATGATCGGTGTATCAAACTTGAAGAATTAAAAATGAGACAAATGATTCAGGATCGTTTTTTATTTCGAAACTCTCGAGTGGTTTCAGAAAATGAAGAAACTAAATTTCAAAAAATCTTGGATCAGGAACAACAAACCAAACAATTATCCTTACGAAAGAAAAAACAAATCATTTCTCTTGCAAGAACCATTGCTGACTGGAACCTCTCCTCCCGAACGAAGGAAGTACACATCTGGGAGGCAGTTGAATATTGTATCGGATACCAGTGGATTTATAGTTTAGGGTAA
- a CDS encoding YraN family protein, whose amino-acid sequence MVWEKTEKGRVGESLAKGFLESEGHLVLFQNYRKAYGELDIISFKDDFLHCSEVKFWKESSGFHPLECFHETKRRRMRKVYYYLLKEIPAFYHLTPSFNLIHITEKKEVRFYSSIF is encoded by the coding sequence ATGGTTTGGGAAAAAACAGAAAAAGGTAGGGTTGGTGAAAGTCTGGCAAAAGGTTTTTTGGAATCAGAAGGGCATTTGGTTCTTTTTCAAAACTACCGAAAGGCTTACGGCGAATTAGACATAATTAGTTTTAAAGACGATTTTCTCCATTGTTCCGAGGTGAAGTTCTGGAAGGAAAGTAGCGGATTTCACCCTCTAGAATGTTTTCATGAGACAAAACGCAGGAGAATGCGGAAGGTATATTACTATTTACTAAAAGAGATTCCTGCTTTTTATCACCTAACACCTTCATTTAATTTGATCCATATCACTGAAAAAAAGGAAGTTCGTTTTTATTCGTCAATCTTCTAA
- a CDS encoding HD domain-containing phosphohydrolase, with protein sequence MRKISIRDLEPGSKFTKSIYLDKDTVFVGADQPITQQDLDRLVQFGITFVLTDGEKVMADGGDKTASGAGPGYFDTNLPFYQDDENSTRYKYLLEKANTTKVEFNAVFKDCFDLVQKTYKSASEGRYTEIREFREIAERIADHTKANAQIPILLLSHSHSGYFLYTHICYATFFSVMLGNFLEFSRPKLIDLALASLFADIGMVTVPEEVSEKKGALSELDLKTIKRHPVTGYQILTQRLKLKNSLAIVALQHHEALDGSGYPQRILANQIEELTKVFMIADQFAAMIHPRPYRQAILPYEAMKIMISENVNRFDLKMVRLFLNKLSMFPVGSGVILSDLRMGMVIESNKDKPLRPVIRVTKDPEGKRLKHLEFVDLMKDLNLYIQQAIPFSQIY encoded by the coding sequence ATGCGGAAAATCTCCATTCGTGACTTAGAACCTGGTTCGAAGTTTACTAAGTCAATTTATTTGGATAAAGACACTGTTTTTGTCGGCGCTGACCAACCCATCACACAACAAGACTTAGACCGACTGGTTCAATTTGGAATCACCTTTGTTTTAACTGATGGAGAAAAGGTAATGGCCGATGGAGGAGATAAAACTGCCTCAGGTGCTGGGCCTGGTTACTTCGATACCAATCTTCCTTTTTACCAAGATGATGAAAATTCCACGCGATATAAATATTTATTAGAAAAAGCAAATACCACTAAGGTAGAGTTCAATGCTGTATTTAAAGATTGTTTTGATTTGGTTCAAAAAACTTATAAATCAGCGTCTGAAGGACGTTATACGGAGATTCGTGAGTTTCGAGAAATTGCAGAACGAATCGCTGACCATACGAAAGCAAACGCACAAATCCCCATTTTACTTTTATCCCATTCTCATTCCGGTTATTTTTTATACACTCATATTTGTTATGCGACATTTTTTTCAGTGATGCTCGGAAATTTTCTAGAGTTTTCTAGACCCAAACTGATTGATTTGGCATTGGCTTCTCTTTTTGCTGATATTGGAATGGTAACTGTTCCTGAAGAGGTTTCTGAAAAAAAAGGTGCCCTTTCGGAACTAGATTTAAAAACCATCAAACGCCATCCGGTGACCGGATACCAAATTCTCACCCAAAGATTAAAATTAAAAAACTCACTCGCCATTGTAGCCTTACAACACCATGAAGCCTTGGATGGATCTGGGTATCCGCAGAGAATTCTTGCCAACCAAATTGAAGAACTCACAAAAGTGTTTATGATCGCAGACCAATTTGCTGCCATGATCCATCCAAGGCCTTACAGACAGGCCATACTTCCTTATGAAGCAATGAAGATCATGATCAGTGAAAACGTGAACCGTTTTGATTTAAAAATGGTGCGTTTGTTTTTAAATAAACTTTCTATGTTTCCCGTGGGATCCGGAGTCATTCTTTCTGACCTAAGAATGGGTATGGTCATTGAATCCAATAAAGACAAACCGCTTCGTCCAGTCATTCGAGTCACAAAAGATCCAGAAGGCAAACGCCTCAAACATTTAGAATTTGTGGATCTAATGAAAGACTTAAATCTGTACATCCAACAAGCCATACCCTTTTCCCAGATTTACTAA
- a CDS encoding EscU/YscU/HrcU family type III secretion system export apparatus switch protein, which yields MKQKMAALAYDPTLHAAPKLVAKAEGRFAENLIRIARESGVLVIRDEVMIQTLDHLPNGKEIPRELYEAVAAVFRILVLERQKKNN from the coding sequence ATGAAACAAAAAATGGCAGCCCTTGCCTATGATCCAACTTTACATGCTGCACCGAAACTGGTTGCGAAAGCAGAAGGAAGGTTTGCGGAAAATCTGATTCGGATTGCTCGTGAGTCAGGTGTCCTTGTCATACGTGATGAAGTGATGATTCAAACCTTAGATCATCTCCCTAATGGGAAAGAAATTCCCAGAGAATTGTATGAAGCTGTGGCGGCAGTGTTTCGAATCCTCGTTTTGGAGAGACAAAAGAAAAACAATTGA